The following are from one region of the Nicotiana tabacum cultivar K326 chromosome 3, ASM71507v2, whole genome shotgun sequence genome:
- the LOC107807801 gene encoding la-related protein 1C-like: protein MAAPAPTPAHHSHRNTISDTGSSIDAGGLNSPQSRRSSAAARGVSSAWTQIVRSSDSESTVVAISSSPPLPPPLSPPAYSEQTVHSSDCSPSDDVATAGSAATEAQLESSDNGNSDDSNSNVSKKPAWNKPSNGAAEVSPVMGAVCWPALSDSTKASPKSSSSESLKALSDGSVSVTQGTGMASSSHGQANTNNANPNSTLNHVAPTRQRSMKRGGGYSNHNASANGGFSQQQGQSSEAEIVFNKSGKSGNSGADSSSKDNSHRDGGQWGGFGSQSHGGHEHQHQRNSNRRGNVGPHPRGDGTYHLGYGGRRDQERGNQDWKPHRGWGNRDAHMQPQRVPARPFMGGPPHTSPPFIPPTMPVHPYRAPMVYSEVPPVYFFPGPLPDTFRMPMLSPVPPVFFHMPDPQLQTKIVNQIDYYFSNENLIKDTFLRRNMDEHGWVSVMLIAGFKKVMSLTDNIQLILDVMRSSTVVEVQGEKLRRRNDWNHWIIPPSVQNSTISPQSPQKSSPDSLAENLQRVAFDDETIRHGNAEAYLSRPSSAELSTPSKQFGNEMAGKAGAQRGQPMPVGNPI from the exons ATGGCTGCACCGGCTCCAACTCCGGCTCATCATTCTCACCGGAATACTATCTCGGACACCGGAAGCAGCATTGACGCCGGTGGTCTCAACAGCCCCCAGTCTCGGCGATCATCAGCCGCTGCGCGTGGCGTTTCCTCGGCTTGGACGCAGATTGTTCGGAGTAGCGACTCAGAATCGACAGTTGTGGCGATTTCCTCTTcacctcctcttcctcctccactTTCTCCTCCGGCGTATTCTGAGCAAACCGTTCATTCCTCTGATTGTTCGCCTTCTGATGACGTGGCGACAGCCGGTAGTGCTGCTACAGAAGCTCAGCTTGAGAGCTCTGATAACGGAAACAGCGATGACAGCAACAGCAATGTGTCTAAAAAGCCCGCTTGGAACAAACCGTCAAATGGTGCAGCTGAGGTTAGTCCAGTCATGGGTGCTGTCTGCTGGCCTGCTCTCTCCGATTCCACTAAGGCTTCACCAAAATCGTCTTCTTCCGAGTCTCTCAAAGCTCTCTCCGACGGATCAGTTTCTGTAACACAG GGAACGGGAATGGCATCATCTTCTCATGGGCAAGCTAATACGAACAATGCGAACCCTAATTCAACGTTGAACCATGTTGCTCCCACCCGCCAAAGGTCTATGAAGCgcggtggtggttattcaaaccATAATGCATCAGCCAATGGTGGCTTCTCTCAGCAACAGGGGCAGAGTTCTGAGGCGGAAATAGTTTTTAATAAATCTGGGAAGTCCGGTAATTCTGGTGCTGATTCATCTTCAAAGGATAATAGTCATAGGGATGGTGGACAATGGGGAGGATTTGGATCTCAATCACATGGTGGACATGAGCACCAACATCAACGAAATTCAAACAGGAGAGGCAATGTTGGTCCACACCCCCGTGGAGATGGTACGTATCATCTAGGTTATGGGGGTAGGCGTGATCAGGAACGTGGAAATCAGGATTGGAAACCCCACAGAGGTTGGGGAAATAGGGATGCACACATGCAGCCGCAGAGAGTTCCAGCGAGGCCATTTATGGGAGGCCCACCTCATACTTCCCCACCTTTTATACCTCCAACCATGCCTGTGCATCCCTATCGAGCTCCCATGGTTTACTCTG AGGTACCGCCTGTATATTTTTTTCCAGGTCCACTCCCTGATACATTCAGAATGCCTATGCTTTCTCCTGTGCCACCTGTCTTCTTTCATATGCCAGATCCCCAGTTGCAAACCAAAATAGTGAACCAGATTGATTATTATTTCAG taatgaaaatttaattaaggATACATTCTTGCGGCGGAACATGGATGAACATGGATGGGTTTCTGTTATGCTAATAGCAGGTTTCAAAAAA GTAATGTCGCTGACAGATAATATACAACTGATACTGGATGTTATGAGGTCCTCTACTGTTGTAGAAGTGCAG GGCGAAAAGTTAAGGCGTAGAAATGACTGGAATCATTGGATCATACCACCATCAGTTCAGAATTCAACCATAAGTCCTCAATCTCCACAAAAATCTAGTCCTGATTCTCTTGCAGAAAATCTCCAGCGTGTTGCATTTGATGACGAGACTATAAGACATGGAAATGCCGAAGCATATCTTAGTAGACCATCATCTGCTGAATTAAGTACTCCATCTAAGCAGTTTGGCAATGAGATGGCTGGAAAAGCTGGTGCTCAGCGTGGACAGCCAATGCCAGTTGGAAATCCAATTTAA